Within the Peromyscus maniculatus bairdii isolate BWxNUB_F1_BW_parent chromosome 2, HU_Pman_BW_mat_3.1, whole genome shotgun sequence genome, the region tgacttctgtcagtgatggactgtaagctgtaagctAAGATTCTttcctctctaagttgcttttgacaTAGTCttaatcacaacaatagaaagcaaactaatatGGTAAAACCTCAGCTaaatagtgagtctgaggccagcctaggctacatgagaccctgtttctaaaataataccccaaataaaaacaatagattCTGCTGGTTTGAGCTAAGATTGACCCCAAATTATGCTAAGCACTTGAGACTGATGGTTTGTTAACATAGCATAACCTAACTGATTCTAACTAATACACATGCGCATAGCTTATTGAGTGACTTCTTTGGGGCATAGTCTAAGTGTGTATATGTTATAGTTTACCTTACAACCACCTGGACAGAAGATGtcattttcattttgcagagAAAGAAGACTGCCAGCAGCACACTCAAGCTCCTAAGTGGCTGATTTTAAACTTCTCAGTAGGATGGTATCCAGAGATCTTAACTAAGACCTAGAAACTAATATCAAATACCTAATATTGTCTGTGGATGGTTTGGTTACAGGTTGGGTAACTATTCCCCTTCTGCACCTACAAAGTCTTAAAGAAAGTGTCCCAGCAAGAAGTGACTGGGGAGACTGAGTCCCCAAGAAGTAACTCAGTCTTGTACCCATTGTGCCAAGTGTGGACTTACTGAGGGGCCGTGGGTGATGCTGTTGGGACTTTGTTGGAACGAGGCAGCTAGCAGCAGTGTTGAGGGTAGACTCACTGGCAACACTGTTGCAACAGCAACAGAAGATCTTGGATGCCATGTGTTGGTGgggttgggaagaggaaaaggtgtCGGGTAGCTGGCTGTGCAGCCCCAATCCCAGAAGCCCATTGTTGTTTAAGCAATGGGTCACACTGGTCTCCTCCCCACCCACTGTCAAGCTGCTTGTGGCTCCCTGTGGCCTCCTGAAGTTCACCTGTTCAGTTCCACCACTCTGAGGGCCAGCCCTTCTTCACTGTCCGGAGTTCACCTGTCAATAGAAGGGTGACAAGCCCATACTCTGGTGCTCCTCCTTCAGCCAGCAGGTAGTGATGGGGGTCGTTCCTTACAGCTCATTGGCTTAGCTCTTTCCTGAATGAACCCAAGACTATAGTTGACATATTCTTTGTCAGGTCTCTGACAGCAGAACTTTAGCACATACAGCCCATGCATAGATGAGGTGAGTTATCTTCTGCTTGCAAGGATGCTGAGTGGACCTTTAGGACCTGAGACTCTGCTTCTCATCAGGATTATGCATCTGCTTGTCAACTGCTcctgtgatggtgatggtggaggcTCCTGAGAAGTCCCTCTGCTTGCTGTCCCCTTTTCTCGTGGGCCTCATTGGTTCCAGTTAATTCCAGTTGGGCCTAGGTCTGAGGGAGCAGGACCATGAAGTTCATTCAAGTCCTTGCCTCACTGCTaattgctgtgtggctgtggcctACTTCTTGCCTGTCTTTGGCCTGAGGGCCACATCGACAAGAGAGATGATTGACCGGGTCATCTTCCCAAGGCTCTGATGACCCAAGGTGGTAAGTCTACCATATTCCAATcgcctttctctcttctgtgtccTGCTCTAGAACCCTCTTCTCTATAACAAAGACCttgttagagaaaaaaaaaatgacagatggGTTGGTTGGTATGCGAAAGGAACTTGCATGAAAATATCCTTCGTGAATGGGCTTTAATAGGAGAGATGGTCAAGACTGTGAGATCATGACTGAGCCTCGAGGTGGGAGAGTATTAGAAAGGGGACAATACATTACATCAGATACTGCATGATAAGGACTTGAAGGGAGAAAGAGGCTTCCCTTTAAAACCTAGAAAGGAGCTTCATTGAGAGGTGTGGCTTAAAGAAAGAGATAGCTGTCATGGACAGCATGAGGCAGGGAGGCCTAGAGAAGAAACCTTCAGAGCAAACTCCCCGATCAAAGGAAAATAGGTAACTTTTGTATCCTTTTAGCGGGTAGCAGGAGGGTCTGCACTGTGTGTGATTTAGTTCAATAAAGTCTATGTGACAAAGCACATGAAAATGCCAGGTACTAAGCAAGATTAGAAGTTAGGTGATGTTAGGCACAGCGTGACTTATTAACTCTCTGTCCCAGAGACACGGTGGTGGGGGCAGGAATTGGGAGTGTAGGGGTGGACAGACCTGATTTCAAGATATGGGATGTGGCCTCTCAGAGTGACCAGAATCTTAAAGGGTTGGGTCTAGGATCTCATAGTCCCCACTTTGGAAATTTCCACCATAGTTGTTGAATGTCAATCATAGCACTCCAAGTCTACTCTGTGGTGTCATTGTTGGGCTCTGGCTTCGCATCTACCTTTCTAATCTCCTCCctatccctctccctccctgctggGTTATTTGCATTGGCTGCAACTGCTTTCTTGCTCCTTCCAGTTGGTCTTCCTTGAATGAGTCAGGTCATATCACTTCTGTCTGCAACCTGCTAGTAGCCACTGTGATGGCTAatgttggctgtcaacttgacatacttGGGAAGACAGAACCCTGATTAAGGAATTGCCCCTATCATAccgacctgtgggcatgtctgttggggcattttcttgattgctagttgatgtaggagggcccagcccagatTGGgcatgccacccctgggcatgtATGTGGTCCTTGGTTGTATAAGCAAGCAGGCCCAATGTAAGCAGGCAGGAGGAAGCAACccaataagcagcatttctctgtgtcttcggCTTCAGTTGTCCTTGCAGAGtccctgctttggcttcccttgAGGATGAACTATAAATCTGTAAACTAAAGCTCTTTTTATTCCCCAAGTGTCTTTGGTTATggttgtttatcacagcaacagaaaagtgaagtAGAAGAGCCTCCTTTGCCCTGCAGGATAAGAGCCCGTCCTTGCCTGGGCCTCTTCTGGAGGAGTGTGAAAGCACCTTCACCTTGCCTTAGTCCTGACCAGCGctgtctcctcctcatcctcttctctgGGTTACAGCAGTCAAGCATGCCTGCTGctcttcattttctcatcttctttcAGCAGTGCTTTTTCCTAGAAGTCTGGCGGGTGGTGCTCCCCACCCACTCCTTCGCCCTTCAAGCCTTTGCTTACAGGCTGCCTCGGCTAACCTTGTCTGGCCCACTCACCTTACTTCTACGACTCTCCACACTCTTATTTCTCTTCCCATGCCTTGCTATATTCGAACTCTGCCTAGAATTGACTTATTTGTATGTGCTCAGACcctctgggggtggggaatgggtgAATGAACCTGGATTTATCCTGCTCTTGTCCTGTGCATAAGCAGGCGATATCAACAGGAAGCAGCAGGAATCATTCTTAATTCAAGAATGCCACAACTAATAAGACACTGTCTTATCCATCTGCCAAGCTAATTGATGGTTTTGTGGATGACTTGTGGGGGGTACATTGACCATCTATTGATGGATTCCATGGTAACCCATCTGCTTATCTTCTTCCATTGGTCCCTCTCTGGGGGCAAGTCCTATTTATGTTATATCTAGAGACAGGAATGGAGAACCTCCCTCACCCCATTGCCCTCCTCACAATGAATTATTCTTCAAAGCCTTTTGATCCCAATCTGTACATATCTTCCATCAGCTACCCCATGCCTGTTGCCCTTCCTGTTACCCTGTCTGCCTCTGGTTCATGACCACAGATTCCTCCTGGTCACTTTGGCTCACTTGCAGCCAGAAGATCTGCTCCATGGTAAACTCCATCACTGTTTTGTGAGCTCACAAGGGTTCCCTGTCCAGCTGCTTTAGACTCTGGCCCTGTAGACACCACCTGTCACCCTGTGCTTGCTCTTGGCTCCCTCCCTGCTGTGAAGCATGGGAACTCCCCACTGGGGTCCAGCCTGCTCTTTCCAGGATTCCTCTGTGCCGTTCACCtgctgttcctccctccctccctctctccctccctccctccctccctccctccctccctccctccctctctccctccctccctccctccctccctccctccctccctccctccctctctccctccctccctccctccctccttccctccctccctccctccctccctccctccctccgccccGCATTCCTTTCTCACTCCTTACTGCCACCTCCTCAGGAAGCTGTCCTTGTCCTGGGGTGAATCAGGTTCCCCTTTGTGGTCCCTCTGCTTTGGGCTTTCCTGAATCGTGGCCTTTCCTTGTCACCGAACAGTGTCTGCCTAATCTCTAGTAGGTGCTCAGCAGTATTTGCTGAATGGTTATTTGTCTGTGAAAGAAATCTGGGATTTGTGTAATTAGTGAGGGTTCTGCCTATGTGGCCCAAGCTGGTTTCAAACTCTTTATCCTCTGGCTCCGTCCGCCCCGCTGCTGTGACTACAGATGGGTGTATGACATGTGTCCAGCTGAAACAGACGGTTTTAAAAAATGGTTCAGCACATATATTTAACACTGTGGGTTCGGAATCCATGGATTCAATCAGCTATGGATGAAAAAGTTCTGAAAAATGTGCATCTGGGCTAAGCATATACAGACTTTTATCATTTCCTAAGCCACAGAATGTAACAAGTGTTCCTGTAGCGCTAGGCATTATAAGTAACTTGAAATGGTTTAAAAGATAGGGTGtatgtctctcctctctctttctccctccctccatctctctctctctctctctctctctctcttactctctctctctctctcccccttctccttcccccccCTCTGTAGGTTAGATGCAAATACAATGTCCTATTCAGGGGCTTGGGTGCACATGTGGTTTGGTATCCAAGGCTGCTTTGGGACTAGTTCTCTATGGATACCTGGGGACAAGTATTTATGGAGGATTTCCTGGTGTAAAGTCCTGTGTGAAATCCCGAGGATTCTGAACAGGAGCAACATTTTTGTTCTCAGAGACAGGATGGGTCACCACCACCTTTGGGTCTCTGGTCACACCGTAACTCAGGGCAGAGTGGGTGTCCactctgtgttctctgtgttggTAAAATCAATGCCCAGAGCTCCTCTGACTGTTGAGTGAcacacagtccttcctccccagtCTCCTTTCCGCCAGTGGGTTTTTTTCTCCCTAGTTGTGAAACAGCTTCATTTGGGACTTTGTTATACAAGTTAATGGGAAGAGGACCAGCCTCAGTGTGAGACATGCTGATGTTCATCGATTATCTACAGCAGGTCTTTTGGCATCtgggacttctttttcttttgtcttgtcaGTATATATGACGCAGGATGGTGTCCCACTTTGTTAGAGGGTGCTGGGTCTCAGAAATGTGATTTGTCCCCGTGTTGCAGCCCAAAGAACAGCTTGGACcccattgattttcttttcttttccatgacTGGGGATGGAGCCTGAGCCTTGCCCATGCTAGGCAAAAATTCTACCATGGAGCTCTACCTTAGCACTGTTAGTGTGGTGGTGTGGGAAGCCAGAGTCCCTGCTGtctcctgcctcaccctgcaGGCTGTTCCAGGACGACATGCTCAGGAGCATCCGGTACTCTGAGAGCTGATGGAGGGGCACTTAAATATCAAGGCTTCACCTGAAGATGGACAGAGTGACATTTTGGTTAAGCACACACCCGTTTTACTTAGGTggatgttggtgtgtgtgtgtgtgtgtgtgtgtgtgtgtgtgtgtgtgtgtgtgtcttaatttCTATAACACCTTGCTGTGTGACCTAGAGCAAGTTTTCTCCTCTTGAAGCTCAGCTTATCTCTCTGTACAATGGTGTGATAAAACCTGTCCAATGTTGTGGAGATTGTGTGGCATGAAGGTCTAAAGGCTTAGTGTCTTGCATACAGTAAGTGCTTATGTCACCAAAATATGGTGACACAGGGGACAtgtaggctgttttttttttttttttttttttttttgtactacctgcgtctccctctccatccccttaGATGAATATAGGAGCCAAAGAGGAGAACTTTGCTTTTGTCTTCAACAAACTGTGAGCCTGAGGTCTCTAGAGACCCCACACCACAGTGGCCAGATGAAACAAGGTTCTGAGGTCAAGCCAGCAGGTTTCTCGAGTTGAGGGAGTCCTTTGGGGTTATCCAGTACATGTGGGGTGAGCCAGGAGCCAGAAGGAGAAACAGTTGGTGGAGGCCAAGGAGGGGGTAGCGTCTACTGTTGGTAGCAAGTAAATTTATATTCAGGAGTGTGGGGGCACTGTCGGCCTTTTAGTGCAGAGATATTCCCCCTCCCACTCTTAGGTCTCACCTTTAACTTTCCCTCACTTGCTGCTGGCCAAGTGGATAGGAGACTGTGATGTCACAGAGTTGAGAACTGGGTTGAGAACTTGTGACAGGGGTTCTGGACAGGACCACAGTTCTGTGAGGAGGGAGCCTGGGTGCTGACCTCCTCTGCAGTGGTTTGTCCCACTGCCCACCATGTATTAGGTTGTTAGAAGGGGTATCTCCTGTCCTTGTATTAGTAGGCTAGCTAGGATGTGTTCTTCTTCTGAGAGAGCTAGACATACTGCATAACTGCAGGGGTAGGTCCCTGCCACCGGCCCCACCTGCTCAGTTTCCTGTGTGAGGCCACCTGGACACGCCTCAACATGGCTGCCTTTCATTTTCATGGTTTGTGCCACTGTCCTAGGTTGGACATCCTTCTTTCCGGGACCCAAAAGATGTCAGTCTGACTAAGCCAGTCAAAGCACAATGCACTCAAGAAGACatggaagggaagggaatggAATTCAGGCTCAGTGTTGCCTTGTGCTCCAGGTAGACATTATTGCTGTACTCACATTACAGATTAAGAAACGGAGGCACAGAGTCAGAGGCTGAATATTTTAGCAGGCTAGGCACTGTCTGATCTCTTGTTCTAGTTAAGTTCTTTTTCTGCCCTGTAGGGGTTGTCTGTATTGCCTGCCACTAccatttctcctgttctctcctggcctctgtgctgTGTCAGGAACGAGTTCAGAGCTGGATGGAAGACTGTCTGCATGGACAGGAGTAGGCCCATGGGGTAACTGGGATTGTCTCCATCCGAACGCCACACATTAGCACTTTTGCCTGTTTAATCTGCAGTGTGAGGTAATGTGCTCCCAGGTTCTAGGCAATGGAGGAAAGGCATCCTTGGGTGAAAGGCCATTCTGCCTACCACACACTTTACACACTTGTAtcaggaaatgaaggaaataaaTTCCCAAATCAACAATCAAGGAAAAGCGTGTGACTATTGAgacggctcagtaggtaaaggtaattgctgccaagtctgacgacctgagtttaatccctggatcTCACATTGTGGAAGAATAGAACCGATTCCTGTAAGCTGTACtcactctgacctccacttgtatACCCTGGCCTGCCCCATCTCAATAAATACATAATGGAATATAATGCAAATCAAGAGACAAATACTGCTAAAGTAATAAAGATTGCCTATCATTAAACCCAGAAATCGCACTAGAGAACAAAAGTAACAAAACCAAACTAATaatcttttgtaaaaaaaaaaaaaaattacaaaccaGCCAGGCAatagtggagcatgcctttaatcccagcacttgggaggcagaggcaggtagatctctgtgagttcaaggccagcctgggctacagagtgagttccaggacaggcaaagctatacagagaaaccctgtctcaaaaaaccaaaccaaaccaaaaccaaaccaaaccaaaacaaaacaaaacaaaacaaaacaaaacaaaacaaaacaaaaaacaaacaaacaaacaagaaaaaaaacaaaccaataaagtAGGAAGACTTGACGAGGAACTAAATCAAACAagtgacttttgtttttatttctgtggtatTAGGGATCAAGTCTAGAcctacatgctgggcaagtgacCTGTCGCTGATGTCCACATGAAATCCCTTCAGCAAGCAAACTAAATTTCCACTCATATGGGATCCTGTGTGCTCTGTACCTCCTGATATCACCCGTTAGGGAGGGCACCATGCTCCTCCTGGGCCATTCCTGCCCTAAATGGGAAGCTTGACTCTGATCCAGTGGAAATACCAGGTAATTCTAAACAGAACACTTGAAATGTGTGAAACTCACGGTGACTGTGTGGAATCCATGGCCTTGGGTGAAAAAGTGCTGAGGCATTTTGGGACAATTGATGGAATTTAAATAGGATTGTCTTAATATGAGATGCTTCACTTTTTGGTACCTGGCGGAGTTAAAGGAGGATGTCCTTTGTCTATAAGAATTGCTCTATGAAGGATTTAGGGAAGAGGGCAGGATGCTGACTTTCAGGTcattcaggaaaaacaaaggaaaatgggTAAGATGAACAGGAGAAATGTGCAAACCACTGGTGAATCTGAactagcttttcttttccttttccccctttttatatTGAGACAACTTTTCTGTAAATGTGCAATCATTTCAGAAGCTATTCACaacattaagtttttttttataggTTATTTAGAAGTGACAGTATAAGAACTGATAAGCTATTTATAAGGCATGGGGGAGGGACAAAAAGGAGGGACACGTCCTCTCATGCAACCAAGGACTTTAATCGAGGGCAGCCTCCCTCCCTGGCCGCGTCAGGGGCTGGAGTGACTCATGCAGGTGGCACAGGATGGCTCGGGCCTCTTCCTTCCTAAGGTGGAGTTTCTGAATCGGTCTTCATGACTCCTGTCCACCACTCTCTTCACCCTCCTGGAGATCCTCCAGCAGCCGCACAGCTCAGAGCCTGTGTGACATGTgacgccgccgccactgccgccgccactAGAACCCTCAGGGTCTCCCCATGAGGCACGGCTGGAAGGACCAGTGCTCCTGGTAGTAGcggtttagattttttttagggTATCCTGTTTGGATGTTGTATGCGGTCAGCTCTGAAAGAAGGAAAGCATGCTGTGAGGGCCTTTGAGCTAGACTCGGATGGACTGCTGTGGCTGGATTCCTCTGGGGTGGGCTCCCAGATTTCAGGAGTTCCTTGGGAGCCCAGGCATACCCCGGCTGAGTTAGGAGGCCTGGTTTTATTCTGCGGTGGTGGAGTCGCTGACAACAATGTCTTGCAAAGCACATAAGAACCTGGAAACTTGGGCTCGTCCTGGCTTAGACATGGTGGTGTTTCCTGGTAGGCTCCTGCAAAGTCCCTTTCCCAGTGCGGATCTCAGCCTACTTTGGCGTGAAATATTAGaaagggaggggtgggcgagCCAGTGTGGCCCTCAGCTCCTCACTCTTGGTTCAAGTAGAACAGGTAGGCCGCCGGTGCAGGAAAATGTACCCTTCAATGGGCTTGTGTTTGCAACAAGGGCTTGACTGACAGGTGGGTTCTGCAGTGGGGAAGTGTGAGTGATTCTTATCTATCAATGGCCCCTAGGGGACAAGGGGCTGAGTGAGGCCATCTGGGCACAGGATAGATTTCCTTCAGCATGgctgcctttcttcttcatggTTTGTGCTACCGAACTAGGTTGGACATTTGTTCTTCTTTGACCCACAGACATGTCATCCCAGCTGAGCCCATTAGCATTTTCAGATAGTGCTCATTTGATAGGTACCTGGCTGGATTTGGGGGAACATCAGAAAACAAACCCAATGTGGACCCCCACCAGTGTGGAACCAATGTGGGCCTGCTACTCTGGAACCAATGTGGACCTGCCACTCTGAAACCAATGTGGGCCTGTCAGTCTGGAGCTGAGTGTGTAGCTTCCAAAGTAGAGATTAAGCAGAGTCACACAAAATGCACACTCAAGACCACACTATGGTGCCCAGAGGAGTGCGTGTGGACGTGGAACATCCTTTCATCCCAGACCCATTTCTTCATATGCAATGCCTAACTTGGAAAATAATGGAGCTAGACTGAGGCATTGTAGTCCTCTGGAGTGTGAACACAGTTAATTCCCATACCCATAGGATCTGGCCATCAGGACAGAGCCTCCCTTCCCAGAGGCCAGTGTCAGGACCTCACTCTGGGACTCACCTTCAAAATCACTGCTGCTGGAAGAGTATCTCTTTTCTTGACCAAAGAAGGACTGTGCATTAGTGTgcttgggattttgtttgtttaactcaTTCTTCTGGGACTGCGAACCTGACAACGAGAATTCCATGGGGGTCATGTGGGAAGGCTTGGCCAATCACAGAAGTGAGGGCATTGAGCCAACAGAAGCAGCACATAGGTGAAAGATGGGTATTTTGGGATGGGGAAAATCTGAATCTATTCCTCTTTAAGCAGGtgctaaatttaaaaacatgtattttttcaAAGCATCaacttttttcctatttttaaatgaaatgcatATCCAttgtgaaaaggaaaaatgatgtaactcctctcctcccagatactATCTTTCcctaagcattttttaaaacatagtttATCAGATTGTGTGTCCTATGTATGTGGTTCATTTTCTTCATATAcagtataaacatttttttcccatgCCACTACATGAAAAAGTAGTAGTTGTATGGTATTCTCTTTCATGGATAATTAAAGGTTTATTTAACCAATAGACTATTGTGTGTTTAGACTTTTTCTAATTTTACTACTGCAAAGAAAGGCATGGATTATATTTAAACCTTTATGCACTTCTAGAATGGTGACAAAGAACTTCAGAGACAGGCTAAGTTCTCTGGAGCAGGTGTGACAGCTTTGTCACTGCATGTGTGACATCGTCTCCTCTACCCATACCTGCAACATGGTACGTCTGTTTCGGATAATAGCGTTCACCTTCAAGCTGCAGTGCAGATTGAGAAATGCTTGTCACAAGTACCCTGTGGCAGGGCGGGGGATCCACCTAGAGCTGAACAGTGCTGCACATGTGCCGGTGAACCAGAGATTACACTTTACCTTATCATCTGGGGAAGGGAATTTGTGTTAAGATTTTGTTCACTTTTATTGTAAAACTACTTTCAGAAACCCTTCAAAAGCTCTCATGGGTTTCTGGATGTCCTGCTAGGTTTCTGTCTGTCCTGCTGTGAGGATATTTTCCTGCCCTTTGTCCAGTCCCACTGGGCAGATTTCCACCAGCTCTGTCTTACTATGTCTCTGTGAGTCTTAGCTTTGCCTGATCTTGATaatattgctctttttttttccctctgaaattgCTGGTTTTGACCCTGTCTTTTCTGTCCTGGGCCATCAAGAAGGCTGTGATACAAACTGGAGGCTGAGATgccttctctgtttctgctttGTTCCCTGATACAGAACCAAGGAGGTCTCATATTtctgaggatgaagatgagaagGATGGTGATGTGGCCTGGACTTTGACCATTGGAACTCCAAGGCTTCTTAACAGAAGGCTTTGCCCAAGTCTTCCTGAACTCACCCATCTCCATTTCTTCTCTACCTCTTTTGTTCTAGGCACTTAAGCATATTGCTTTATTTCACATACCCATGATTCCCTAAGTGTATTTATTAATATTCCCACTTTACAGAATAGGCTAGCAGAGGCACAGACAGATTGACTTACCCAACCTCTGTGGCAGACTGAGACTCAGAGGGGCACGTCAGATCTGAGGGCAGGGGGCTTAACTATCATCTTATAGTCTTCAGCCTTGTTCCTCGGATTAC harbors:
- the Tex48 gene encoding testis-expressed protein 48, whose product is MATHQNLASKIFCLCCRDCEEAVIESSKDPRQTQGSQPTTYSSQSQKNELNKQNPKHTNAQSFFGQEKRYSSSSSDFEELTAYNIQTGYPKKNLNRYYQEHWSFQPCLMGRP